Proteins encoded together in one Aminipila butyrica window:
- a CDS encoding uroporphyrinogen decarboxylase family protein, whose product MKRNMKIWFEEALAADRKKPIPILSFPIASKMGMTVAELLSSSEVQARGMKKLADSVDSWIALSFMDLSVEAEAFGAQVKCVGNEVPTIIGQLLSSHEEVDALSVPQVGAARTAIYVEGIRQTMPLITDRPVLAGCIGPFSLTGRLMDITDIFIKCKKDPELVHKVLDKATQFIIEYAKAYKAAGANGICMAEPLAGILSPKLIQQFSSDYVKKVIDAVQDDEFAVVYHNCGNSVMHLLDSILTCGANAYHFGNAVDMETVLGKVPADIIVMGNIDPASQFCMGTPESIRQETLDKLKACGSHKNFIISSGCDIPPHSPWENIEAFFAAVEEFYDN is encoded by the coding sequence ATGAAAAGAAATATGAAGATTTGGTTTGAGGAAGCGCTGGCGGCAGATCGGAAGAAGCCCATTCCGATTCTTTCATTCCCCATTGCCAGCAAGATGGGTATGACTGTAGCCGAATTGCTGAGCAGCAGTGAGGTGCAAGCCAGAGGAATGAAGAAACTGGCGGACTCTGTGGATTCTTGGATTGCCTTGAGCTTTATGGACTTATCTGTCGAAGCGGAGGCTTTTGGTGCACAAGTGAAATGCGTAGGCAATGAAGTGCCGACGATTATTGGGCAGCTGTTGAGCAGCCATGAAGAAGTCGATGCCCTTTCTGTACCCCAAGTAGGAGCTGCGAGAACGGCAATTTATGTAGAAGGGATACGGCAAACTATGCCCCTTATTACAGACCGGCCAGTCCTTGCCGGATGTATAGGACCTTTTTCCCTGACAGGACGGCTGATGGATATCACCGATATTTTTATAAAATGTAAAAAGGATCCGGAGCTGGTACATAAGGTGTTGGATAAGGCCACTCAATTCATCATTGAGTATGCAAAGGCATATAAAGCGGCCGGAGCGAATGGTATCTGCATGGCAGAGCCTTTAGCCGGGATTTTATCACCTAAACTAATACAGCAATTTTCCTCAGATTATGTTAAAAAGGTTATCGACGCAGTGCAGGATGATGAGTTCGCAGTAGTTTATCATAACTGCGGAAATAGCGTTATGCACCTGCTAGATTCTATTCTGACTTGTGGGGCTAACGCATATCACTTTGGCAATGCAGTAGATATGGAGACGGTGTTGGGCAAAGTGCCAGCAGACATTATTGTCATGGGCAATATTGACCCTGCATCTCAATTTTGTATGGGGACACCGGAATCCATTCGTCAGGAGACGCTGGATAAATTAAAAGCCTGTGGAAGCCATAAGAATTTCATCATTTCATCTGGCTGCGATATTCCGCCTCACAGCCCATGGGAAAATATTGAGGCCTTCTTTGCAGCAGTAGAAGAATTTTACGATAACTGA
- a CDS encoding histidine kinase N-terminal 7TM domain-containing diguanylate cyclase, protein MDNVNIVYILLILSIVIVLYFLLLVAKIRQKKQIHYAVLSMTASILIWNIAVFLYLTFKDIKWLLLLSERLYLLGAILVSISVLFSGLIFAHTKIKFTWKHGLLLVVPMISIVVLFTNQTHHLFYTTFSLIPSEQDYGIYFTIHTIYSYLCIGAGMVYFGVFSIKNHGVFSTQPLLIVSGITLSLIIDAVSTFKIFNWSTAIENIVFAVTISLFILAMLKFDFLNVIPVALQTVVDLISDIYVVVNEDFEIIDYNKAFLNGFVGVARKVDVNEVIRKNYDDDDGSKLIGFLDEAVHKQKKMSFEISRFVGGCTIYYMVEITPIFSSGNHIGTIILKKDITEYKSNLKKVMQLNERLQALATKDWLTQSYNRYFFDERLQQEIDRVHRLQACSQDSDRRVNHFGLIMFDIDSFKAYNDNNGHLAGDELLQTIVTIVKEILHPTDILYRYGGEEFAVICCQTSEKEIKRVAEKIRQTVETYDFKFQDKQPGGNLTVSVGAVYCSTTNMKKDDLIKSADNNLYLAKSSGKNKVVF, encoded by the coding sequence TTGGATAATGTTAATATCGTTTACATACTTTTAATTCTATCCATTGTAATCGTATTATATTTTTTATTATTAGTAGCAAAGATAAGGCAAAAAAAACAAATTCATTATGCTGTCTTGAGTATGACAGCGAGCATACTTATATGGAACATCGCCGTGTTTTTATATCTAACCTTTAAGGATATTAAGTGGTTGTTACTTCTAAGCGAACGTTTATATTTGTTGGGTGCCATTCTCGTATCTATTTCTGTCCTCTTTAGCGGTTTAATATTTGCTCACACAAAAATAAAATTTACTTGGAAGCATGGACTGCTTTTGGTTGTTCCGATGATTTCTATTGTGGTGCTGTTTACGAATCAAACACATCATTTATTTTATACAACCTTTAGCCTGATTCCCTCTGAGCAGGATTATGGTATTTATTTTACGATACATACGATTTATTCCTACCTGTGTATAGGTGCTGGCATGGTTTATTTTGGAGTGTTTTCTATAAAAAACCATGGGGTCTTTTCAACGCAGCCGCTGCTAATTGTTTCAGGAATCACGCTTTCTTTGATTATTGATGCTGTCAGCACCTTTAAAATCTTTAATTGGTCGACTGCAATAGAAAACATCGTCTTTGCCGTCACCATCAGTTTATTTATATTGGCGATGCTAAAGTTTGACTTTTTAAATGTAATACCGGTTGCCTTGCAAACCGTTGTCGATTTAATTTCGGACATCTATGTAGTAGTTAATGAAGACTTTGAAATAATTGATTATAATAAAGCTTTTTTAAATGGTTTTGTCGGAGTTGCCAGAAAAGTTGATGTAAACGAGGTAATTCGAAAAAATTATGATGACGATGATGGGTCAAAACTTATAGGATTTTTGGACGAAGCTGTTCATAAACAAAAAAAGATGAGCTTTGAAATATCCAGGTTTGTAGGTGGGTGCACCATTTATTATATGGTGGAGATCACACCTATTTTTAGCAGTGGCAATCATATAGGAACTATCATCTTAAAGAAAGATATTACGGAGTATAAAAGTAACCTGAAGAAAGTGATGCAGCTTAATGAAAGGCTGCAAGCTTTAGCTACGAAGGATTGGCTGACTCAGTCATACAATCGATACTTTTTTGATGAAAGGCTGCAACAAGAAATTGATCGTGTACATAGATTGCAGGCCTGTAGTCAGGATTCGGACAGACGGGTTAACCACTTTGGCCTGATTATGTTTGATATTGATTCCTTTAAAGCCTATAACGATAATAATGGGCATTTGGCAGGAGATGAGCTTCTGCAAACCATTGTTACTATTGTTAAAGAAATCTTGCATCCAACGGATATTTTATATAGATACGGCGGCGAGGAATTTGCCGTTATTTGTTGCCAAACTTCAGAAAAAGAGATTAAACGGGTTGCAGAAAAGATTAGACAGACCGTAGAGACGTATGATTTTAAATTTCAAGATAAGCAACCAGGAGGAAACTTGACGGTTAGTGTTGGTGCAGTGTACTGCTCAACCACTAATATGAAGAAAGATGATTTAATAAAAAGCGCAGACAATAACCTATACTTAGCGAAAAGCAGCGGAAAAAATAAGGTTGTTTTTTAA
- a CDS encoding permease of phosphate ABC transporter — translation MKDVLDYADRYMDEMDWKDMALMKVGLCSMGVVLGTSVSGKAKKPVRCAAKFLCVVTCVPLAVKAVAIFLDENPKIKMY, via the coding sequence ATGAAAGACGTATTGGATTATGCGGATCGGTATATGGACGAGATGGATTGGAAAGACATGGCACTGATGAAAGTCGGTCTGTGCTCCATGGGTGTGGTATTAGGCACATCTGTTTCCGGCAAGGCCAAGAAGCCGGTGCGGTGTGCGGCAAAGTTTTTGTGTGTAGTAACTTGTGTTCCACTGGCAGTGAAAGCCGTAGCCATATTTTTGGATGAGAATCCAAAGATAAAGATGTATTAA
- the mutM gene encoding bifunctional DNA-formamidopyrimidine glycosylase/DNA-(apurinic or apyrimidinic site) lyase, whose protein sequence is MPELPEVETVKRVLEPQISGLQIEGVMVKRSEVIAQPTSAQFRDELVGQRIHGMERRGKFLQILLQSGDRIVLHLRMTGSLLLTPPEEMIEKHTHVVFQLEGAKELRFIDTRRFGRFWLLPAGEADICTGMEKLGPEPFGESFSGEYLKACCASRKKTIKECLLDQQVVAGIGNIYADEILFAVNIRPNRPANTLADVDWERLAAAIPERLLYFIEKNEITPEEYLKTKGRKYRSAPYLQVYGHAGEPCAICGASLYKTVISGRSSVFCPACQRERD, encoded by the coding sequence ATGCCAGAATTGCCAGAAGTGGAAACAGTAAAACGAGTTTTAGAGCCGCAGATCAGCGGCTTACAAATAGAGGGGGTTATGGTCAAACGCTCGGAAGTGATAGCCCAGCCAACATCGGCGCAGTTTCGCGATGAGTTGGTAGGACAGCGAATCCATGGAATGGAGAGGCGAGGGAAGTTTTTGCAAATCTTACTTCAAAGCGGAGACCGGATTGTACTTCATTTACGTATGACAGGCTCGTTGCTTTTAACGCCGCCAGAGGAAATGATAGAAAAGCATACCCACGTAGTTTTTCAGCTGGAGGGGGCAAAGGAACTGCGCTTTATTGATACCCGCCGCTTTGGGCGGTTCTGGCTGCTTCCTGCGGGGGAAGCTGATATCTGCACGGGTATGGAGAAGTTGGGACCGGAGCCTTTTGGAGAAAGCTTTTCTGGAGAATATTTAAAAGCCTGCTGTGCTTCACGAAAGAAAACAATCAAGGAATGTCTGCTGGACCAGCAGGTGGTGGCAGGGATTGGGAACATCTATGCGGACGAAATCCTCTTTGCTGTAAATATTCGCCCCAACCGTCCGGCCAATACCTTGGCCGATGTAGACTGGGAGCGTCTTGCTGCTGCTATTCCAGAACGGCTTTTATACTTCATCGAAAAGAACGAAATTACCCCAGAGGAATACCTAAAAACCAAGGGGAGAAAATACCGCAGCGCACCGTATTTACAGGTTTACGGGCATGCCGGTGAACCTTGTGCTATTTGCGGCGCTTCTCTTTACAAAACA
- the pylSn gene encoding pyrrolysine--tRNA(Pyl) ligase small subunit: MADNKKRYYRKNIELFVLLNKMKLWPSRNGVLHGIKEIQLQGKYATVTTHCGKTFQIYNSRNSRAARWLRNKWAVRPCKECAVPEWKLEKYSKTFFDSHYGSDLLHK; this comes from the coding sequence ATGGCAGATAACAAAAAAAGATATTATCGAAAAAACATTGAACTGTTTGTGCTGCTGAATAAGATGAAACTGTGGCCCTCCAGGAACGGCGTGCTTCACGGCATTAAAGAGATTCAACTCCAAGGAAAATACGCTACGGTCACCACTCACTGCGGAAAGACCTTCCAGATTTATAATTCCAGAAATTCCAGAGCTGCCAGATGGCTGAGAAACAAGTGGGCGGTAAGGCCCTGCAAAGAGTGTGCTGTCCCGGAATGGAAACTGGAAAAGTATTCAAAGACTTTTTTTGATTCTCATTATGGCAGCGACTTACTTCACAAGTAG
- the pylSc gene encoding pyrrolysine--tRNA(Pyl) ligase large subunit, with protein MEYFTVTQKERIIELNGTADQLNKGFPTSVERDQAFQQLERDMVQQSRENIRELLQKRLVTKSADVGSRLAGWLKGEGFTRVETPTIISKQMLAQMSISEDHKLSEQVFWLDSKKCLRPMLAPNLYVVMRELKRITNGPVKIFELGSCFRKESQGAQHMNEFTMLNCVELALVKDGEQLDELKRLAHAAMATLGVAQENYELAVEESTVYGSTIDIEINGLEVASGSYGPHFLDGQWGVFDTWVGIGFGIERLTMALEQSKTIKRYGKSIAFIDGQPLNI; from the coding sequence ATGGAATATTTCACGGTCACACAGAAAGAACGGATCATCGAGTTGAATGGGACAGCAGATCAGCTGAACAAAGGATTCCCTACGTCGGTTGAACGGGATCAAGCTTTTCAGCAGTTGGAGCGGGATATGGTTCAGCAGAGCCGGGAGAATATCCGAGAGCTGCTGCAAAAACGGCTTGTGACGAAGTCGGCAGACGTGGGGAGCAGGCTGGCAGGCTGGCTTAAGGGGGAAGGGTTTACTCGGGTAGAGACGCCGACCATTATCAGTAAGCAGATGTTGGCCCAGATGTCCATCAGTGAAGACCATAAATTATCCGAGCAAGTCTTTTGGCTTGACAGTAAGAAATGTCTGCGTCCCATGTTGGCGCCTAATCTTTATGTAGTCATGCGGGAATTAAAACGGATTACCAACGGCCCGGTAAAAATCTTTGAGTTAGGGTCTTGTTTCCGCAAGGAGTCTCAGGGGGCTCAGCACATGAATGAGTTTACCATGCTGAACTGTGTGGAACTGGCGCTGGTGAAGGATGGGGAACAACTGGACGAATTAAAACGACTGGCTCACGCAGCTATGGCGACTTTGGGTGTGGCCCAGGAGAACTATGAATTGGCAGTAGAGGAATCCACCGTATATGGGAGCACTATAGATATCGAGATAAACGGCCTGGAAGTAGCCTCCGGTTCCTATGGCCCTCATTTCTTAGACGGTCAATGGGGTGTTTTTGATACCTGGGTAGGTATCGGATTTGGCATTGAACGGCTGACTATGGCTCTGGAGCAAAGCAAGACCATCAAGCGCTATGGAAAGAGCATTGCCTTTATAGATGGGCAGCCCTTAAATATATAA
- the pylD gene encoding 3-methylornithyl-N6-L-lysine dehydrogenase PylD: MTRLRTEWIEHMLDGMDDYNRQLQDKIGLNLAELTCKTWHLTEAEFEKARNNHRIAIVPVTQGEGIISAFSQSVAAIVYSMGFQAFVTGCSDVDGIWEGTKQGCDIFFLADDTRYLALNIKSGKASDNNYATALGFINALKALMNKKGKDIYQEKILQIGYGAVGKEAAEILLKEKVDFHLFDIDMEAVQNVSRHKLTETSQLKEYQYMLDFTNQGGWMKKAFLHPDLLYASPGVPHSMDEETRSYYQDRAVHDNLEIGTAIMLGQIIAG; the protein is encoded by the coding sequence ATGACCAGATTGAGAACGGAATGGATTGAGCATATGCTGGATGGAATGGATGACTATAATCGGCAGTTGCAGGACAAGATTGGCTTGAATCTGGCAGAGTTGACCTGCAAGACTTGGCATCTGACAGAGGCAGAGTTTGAAAAGGCCAGGAACAATCATCGGATTGCCATCGTGCCTGTTACCCAGGGAGAGGGCATTATTAGCGCTTTTAGTCAATCTGTGGCGGCCATTGTGTACTCCATGGGATTTCAAGCCTTTGTTACGGGATGCAGTGATGTAGACGGCATTTGGGAAGGAACGAAACAGGGGTGTGATATATTCTTTTTAGCGGATGATACCAGATATCTGGCTTTGAATATCAAAAGCGGAAAAGCATCCGACAACAATTATGCCACGGCTTTGGGTTTCATCAATGCTTTGAAAGCTTTGATGAATAAAAAAGGAAAAGATATTTATCAGGAGAAGATTTTGCAGATTGGTTATGGCGCCGTGGGAAAAGAGGCGGCTGAGATATTGCTGAAAGAAAAGGTTGACTTTCATCTGTTTGATATTGATATGGAAGCTGTACAAAATGTATCCCGTCATAAGCTCACAGAAACGAGTCAGCTGAAAGAATACCAATACATGCTGGATTTTACTAATCAAGGAGGCTGGATGAAGAAGGCCTTTCTTCATCCAGATCTTCTATATGCCAGTCCGGGGGTGCCCCACTCCATGGATGAAGAGACACGCAGTTATTATCAAGATCGGGCGGTTCACGACAACCTGGAAATCGGAACGGCCATCATGCTGGGACAAATAATTGCTGGCTGA
- the lepB gene encoding signal peptidase I yields MKGFIKEILIAVIIAVIVMQFIKPTIVKDVSMQPTLYENNYILLSKQSYHFGKPERGDIIVFHTGLKLENGKEKMLIKRVIGLPGETLTIKEGEVYINDKILEEDYTKDGYTDRDVDRLTIPEGELFVMGDNRLASMDSRQSEVGCVKIDDVLGKAFVRLYPFNQIQTF; encoded by the coding sequence ATGAAAGGATTCATTAAAGAAATTTTAATAGCAGTAATAATAGCCGTTATTGTTATGCAGTTTATAAAACCGACCATTGTCAAAGACGTATCCATGCAGCCGACATTGTATGAAAATAACTATATCTTATTAAGTAAGCAGTCCTATCATTTTGGAAAGCCAGAAAGAGGAGATATTATCGTATTTCATACGGGGCTGAAGCTGGAGAATGGCAAAGAAAAGATGCTTATTAAGCGGGTTATTGGCTTACCTGGGGAAACTCTCACGATTAAAGAAGGAGAGGTGTATATCAACGATAAAATCTTGGAAGAAGATTATACAAAAGATGGGTATACAGACAGGGATGTGGACAGGTTAACAATACCTGAAGGAGAGCTGTTTGTCATGGGAGATAATAGACTTGCCAGCATGGACAGCAGACAGAGTGAAGTAGGCTGTGTGAAAATTGATGATGTACTGGGTAAGGCTTTTGTAAGACTGTATCCATTTAATCAGATTCAGACTTTTTAG
- the lepB gene encoding signal peptidase I gives MKGFIKEILIAVVIALVIMQFIKPTIVKESSMEPTLYANNYVLLNKQAYRFGQPERGDIIVFHTGLKLENGKEKMLIKRVIGLPGEAITIRDGLVSINGEPLDEEYTKDGFTDGDVENLVIPEGEMFVMGDNRLVSVDSRVAEVGCVKIDDVLGKAFVRLYPFNQIRTF, from the coding sequence ATGAAAGGATTTATTAAAGAAATACTGATTGCAGTAGTCATTGCACTGGTTATTATGCAATTTATTAAGCCGACTATCGTGAAAGAATCATCCATGGAGCCGACGTTGTATGCTAACAATTATGTTTTGCTCAATAAGCAAGCTTACCGCTTCGGACAGCCGGAGAGAGGGGATATCATTGTATTCCACACCGGACTTAAACTGGAAAACGGCAAGGAAAAAATGCTTATTAAGCGGGTCATCGGGCTGCCGGGAGAAGCTATTACCATCAGAGACGGCCTGGTTTCGATTAATGGAGAGCCGCTGGATGAAGAATACACAAAGGATGGCTTCACTGACGGCGATGTTGAGAATCTAGTCATACCAGAAGGCGAAATGTTCGTTATGGGCGATAACCGGCTGGTGAGCGTTGACAGCAGAGTCGCTGAAGTGGGCTGCGTGAAGATTGATGACGTGCTGGGTAAGGCTTTTGTAAGGCTGTATCCATTTAACCAAATAAGAACATTTTAA
- the smpB gene encoding SsrA-binding protein SmpB encodes MKEKKIIANNKKARHDYFIEDVYEAGMVLTGTEIKSIRKGKINIKESYAKIENGELVIYGMHISPYEQGNRFNVDPLRPRKLLLHKQEIRKLIGLTTLKGLTLVPLNVYLNHRGMAKMELAVARGKKNYDKREDIAKKDADRRMQQAVRRDAKTY; translated from the coding sequence ATGAAAGAAAAAAAGATAATTGCCAATAATAAGAAGGCTAGGCATGATTACTTCATAGAAGATGTATATGAAGCGGGCATGGTGCTCACCGGAACAGAGATTAAATCTATTCGCAAAGGGAAGATTAACATTAAGGAGAGCTATGCTAAAATCGAAAACGGTGAGCTGGTTATTTACGGTATGCACATCAGCCCCTATGAGCAGGGAAATCGCTTTAATGTGGATCCTCTGAGGCCTAGAAAGCTGCTGCTCCATAAGCAGGAAATCCGCAAGCTTATCGGACTAACTACCTTGAAGGGACTGACTCTGGTGCCTCTCAATGTGTACCTCAATCACCGGGGGATGGCGAAGATGGAATTGGCTGTGGCCAGAGGAAAGAAAAACTATGATAAGCGGGAAGACATCGCAAAAAAGGATGCAGATCGCAGGATGCAGCAGGCCGTTCGCAGAGATGCGAAAACCTATTAA
- a CDS encoding MFS transporter: MEMRLKGGQVRKETVAQRMDQLPATPMMKKILFLTGIGWMFDAMDQGMVSGVMAAIGADWGLDAGQIGMLGSSGMLGMILGAALSGMAADRWGRRTVVMYTLIIYGIASGLSGFAVNYPMLLVLRFCTGFGLGGELPAASTLVSEFSPKNIRGRNVILLESFWAWGWILAALVAYLMIPVYGWRVAFWVGAVPALFAAYLRKAVPESPRYLEAAGRQQEAEQLVAMMEDQAQQMMTAVGGFQGAPGELQSVERQDWQDASSHPQAEYPSRLSLGALWSRPYLRRTAVLWCIWFGINFGYYGFVLWTPSLLVAQGFALVKSFEFTLIMCLAQLPGYFSAAILVERIGRKKVLSLYFAGTALAAWLFGHAESVSQVLAYGCLLYFFSLGAWGCVYTYTPEVYPTAARASGSGWAAAFGRVGAFLAPLVVPLLYQMYGSERGYVYIFGLLTGVFAVVALVVAVFGKETMGQSLEECARDQ, translated from the coding sequence ATGGAAATGCGGCTAAAAGGGGGACAAGTTCGGAAAGAGACGGTGGCCCAGCGAATGGACCAATTGCCGGCTACGCCTATGATGAAGAAAATATTATTTTTAACCGGGATTGGCTGGATGTTTGATGCCATGGATCAAGGAATGGTTTCTGGTGTTATGGCAGCCATTGGCGCCGATTGGGGCTTGGATGCCGGACAAATCGGCATGCTGGGCAGTTCTGGTATGTTGGGAATGATTCTAGGAGCAGCCTTGTCTGGGATGGCGGCAGACCGGTGGGGGCGACGGACAGTGGTTATGTATACACTGATTATCTATGGTATAGCCAGTGGCCTGTCTGGCTTTGCTGTCAATTACCCCATGTTGCTGGTGCTTCGGTTCTGCACGGGTTTTGGTCTGGGGGGCGAGCTGCCGGCAGCGTCTACTTTGGTCAGTGAGTTTTCACCGAAGAATATCCGTGGGCGCAATGTGATTCTGCTTGAAAGTTTTTGGGCCTGGGGCTGGATTTTGGCAGCGCTGGTGGCCTACCTGATGATTCCGGTGTATGGCTGGCGGGTAGCCTTTTGGGTAGGAGCTGTACCAGCGTTATTTGCAGCCTATCTAAGAAAGGCTGTGCCGGAATCACCAAGGTATTTGGAGGCGGCTGGCCGGCAGCAGGAAGCGGAGCAGTTGGTCGCAATGATGGAGGATCAGGCGCAGCAGATGATGACAGCTGTTGGTGGCTTCCAGGGTGCTCCAGGGGAGCTGCAAAGCGTGGAGCGGCAGGATTGGCAAGATGCCAGCTCTCATCCGCAGGCGGAGTATCCTTCCCGATTATCGCTGGGAGCTTTATGGTCTAGGCCGTATTTACGGAGGACGGCGGTGCTGTGGTGTATCTGGTTTGGGATTAATTTCGGATATTATGGGTTTGTGCTGTGGACGCCATCGCTGCTGGTGGCCCAAGGGTTTGCGCTGGTCAAGAGCTTTGAGTTTACGCTGATTATGTGTCTGGCTCAGCTGCCGGGGTATTTCAGTGCGGCAATTTTGGTAGAGCGGATTGGGCGGAAAAAGGTGCTGTCTCTTTATTTTGCGGGTACGGCTTTGGCCGCCTGGCTGTTTGGGCATGCGGAATCCGTTTCGCAGGTCTTAGCTTATGGCTGCCTGTTATATTTTTTCAGCTTGGGGGCTTGGGGTTGTGTGTATACGTATACGCCGGAGGTTTATCCGACTGCGGCCAGGGCCAGTGGCAGCGGTTGGGCGGCGGCTTTCGGTCGGGTTGGCGCTTTTCTGGCGCCCCTGGTGGTTCCGCTGTTGTATCAGATGTATGGGAGTGAGCGGGGGTATGTGTATATCTTTGGGCTTTTGACGGGGGTATTCGCAGTGGTAGCTCTGGTGGTGGCTGTTTTCGGTAAGGAGACTATGGGTCAATCCCTAGAGGAGTGCGCACGAGACCAATAA
- a CDS encoding heavy metal translocating P-type ATPase, which translates to MQRINQFFSGIPMTIVGAVFLAASLGALLTHNRLPLDPAWVTVVICGFPLLYLAITRLIFQRWISSALLISVAMVASIAIGELFAAGEVAFIMAIGSILEDKTVERAKKGLKQLISLAPARARRISRQGSELQEELILAEEIRQGDMLRVLPGEAIPADGEIMTGNTSVDQSIMTGESLPVDKEPGDSVFCGTINCFGSIDIKATKVGEDSSLQKLIRMVQEAENKQAPMQRIADKWATWLVPIALAIAVVTFLVTWDLTRAVTILVVFCPCALALATPTSIMAAIGQATKHGVIIKSGEALENMGKVDCIAFDKTGTLTQGSLSISEVLSFDQQLEPEQLLQLTASAEAYSEHPLAKAILEHARERQVNLTTASGFQMIPGKGIQAEAQGRKLLCGTQVFLEEQQIHIPEHVIQQLNIFRGQGKALILVAGDGKLLGLISLSDTLRETAANMVRELQQMNTQVVLLTGDHAQTAHYFAEKAGIQMVQAELLPEGKVQAIAQLEQEGHLVCMIGDGVNDAPALKTASVGVAMGGAGSDIAVEAADIALIGDDIQKLPYLKKLSSATLRTIKFNISLSMVINFFAIILSVAGVLNPITGALVHNAGSVLVVLNAALLYDRKFD; encoded by the coding sequence ATGCAAAGAATAAATCAATTTTTTAGTGGAATTCCGATGACTATCGTAGGAGCTGTTTTTTTAGCGGCCAGCTTAGGGGCACTACTCACTCATAACCGGCTTCCCCTGGACCCTGCGTGGGTTACGGTGGTCATTTGCGGCTTTCCCCTTTTGTATTTAGCCATCACCCGGTTGATTTTTCAGCGGTGGATATCCTCCGCCTTGCTGATTTCCGTGGCAATGGTCGCCTCCATTGCTATTGGTGAATTGTTTGCGGCTGGGGAGGTGGCCTTTATTATGGCTATTGGATCTATTTTAGAGGATAAGACGGTGGAACGGGCAAAAAAAGGCTTAAAACAGCTGATTAGCCTGGCTCCTGCCCGAGCAAGGCGGATTAGCCGACAGGGGTCGGAGTTACAGGAAGAGTTGATTCTTGCAGAAGAAATTCGGCAGGGGGATATGCTGCGAGTTTTGCCGGGAGAGGCCATTCCGGCTGACGGCGAAATAATGACGGGCAATACCTCAGTGGATCAATCCATCATGACGGGGGAATCCCTGCCAGTGGATAAAGAGCCGGGGGACAGTGTATTTTGCGGCACCATCAACTGTTTTGGCTCCATTGATATAAAAGCCACTAAAGTGGGAGAGGATTCTTCTCTGCAAAAGCTTATTCGCATGGTCCAAGAGGCGGAAAACAAGCAGGCGCCTATGCAGCGTATTGCAGATAAATGGGCTACCTGGCTGGTGCCTATCGCCTTAGCTATTGCGGTGGTCACTTTTTTAGTTACCTGGGATTTGACCCGGGCAGTGACTATTCTAGTGGTATTTTGTCCTTGTGCGCTGGCCTTAGCAACGCCAACTTCTATTATGGCAGCTATCGGTCAGGCAACGAAGCATGGGGTTATTATCAAATCTGGTGAGGCCTTGGAGAATATGGGAAAAGTGGACTGTATTGCTTTTGACAAGACAGGAACATTGACCCAAGGAAGTTTGTCCATTTCGGAGGTACTGTCTTTTGACCAGCAATTAGAACCAGAGCAGTTGCTGCAATTGACTGCCTCGGCAGAAGCTTATTCTGAGCATCCTTTGGCAAAAGCCATCTTGGAACATGCCCGAGAAAGACAGGTGAATTTGACCACAGCCAGTGGATTTCAAATGATTCCTGGGAAAGGTATTCAAGCAGAAGCCCAAGGCCGGAAACTCTTGTGCGGAACTCAAGTATTTCTGGAAGAACAGCAGATACATATCCCGGAGCATGTGATTCAGCAGCTGAACATTTTCCGCGGACAGGGCAAGGCCCTTATTCTGGTGGCGGGGGATGGAAAGCTCTTAGGCCTTATTTCCTTATCTGATACCCTGAGAGAAACGGCCGCTAACATGGTTCGAGAGCTCCAGCAGATGAATACGCAGGTGGTTTTGCTCACTGGCGATCACGCCCAGACAGCCCACTACTTTGCAGAAAAAGCCGGTATTCAGATGGTGCAGGCTGAGCTTTTGCCAGAAGGTAAAGTTCAAGCGATCGCCCAACTGGAGCAGGAGGGACATTTGGTTTGTATGATTGGAGATGGAGTCAACGATGCTCCGGCCCTAAAGACGGCTAGCGTGGGCGTAGCTATGGGCGGAGCGGGCAGTGATATTGCTGTAGAAGCGGCGGATATCGCCCTGATTGGAGACGATATCCAGAAGCTTCCGTATTTGAAAAAACTATCGTCTGCCACCTTGCGGACGATTAAGTTCAACATTTCTTTATCTATGGTCATCAACTTCTTTGCCATTATATTATCTGTGGCAGGAGTGCTGAATCCCATTACTGGAGCCTTGGTGCACAATGCCGGCTCCGTGCTGGTAGTGCTCAATGCTGCCCTATTGTACGACAGAAAATTCGACTAG